CCGGGAGCTCGGACATGGCGTCGAAGCTCGGCGCCGCGCGCTGCCAGAGGCGCCGGAGCACCTGGCCGGCGCGGTACGCGGGCTCACCGAGCTCTGCCATTGCGTCGCGTAGCACACGCTCGGCGTCCGCCGGCTCGAGGTCGAGGAGCGTCGGCGCGGGGTCGCGGCGGGGGCGCGGATCGAGCGTCGGCAGCGTCAGCGTCACAGAACGGAAATCTAAGCCAGTCAGGAACTTGCGTGCGCCAGGTCACGCCGCAGCGGGCATCGCTTCGTCTACCTCCCCCCCGGGGAATTCGTTAAGATCCTGTATGCTTCCGTGCGGTGCGAGCCGTGCGGCCGGTCCCTTCGTCCGCCTTCGTGTCCGACCCCGCTTCAGGTACGCCCGCTTCGCCCGCGGTTCTCCCCGCGACTTCGATTCGCACCCACGCGTGCGGCGCACTCCGGGCCGCCGACGCCGGCACGACGGTCACGCTCGGTGGGTGGGTGCACCGCGCCCGCGACCTTGGCGCACTCGTGTTCATCGATCTGCGCGACCGGAGCGGCATCGCGCAGCTCTCGTTCGACCCAGCGTGGAGCGACGCCGAGACGATCGCCGCGGCGGCTGCGGTCGGCGTCGAAAGCGTCGTGGTAGTATCGGGTGAGGTCGCGCTCCGCCCGGCCGATCGGCGCAACCCGGAGATGGAAACGGGCGACGTCGAGGTGCGCGTACGATCGCTGCGGGTCGTCGGCCCGTCGGTGACCCCGGCGATCCCGGTCGCGCGCGGCAAGACGGAAAAGCTGCCCGCCGAGGAGCTGCGTCTGCGGTACCGGCACCTCGACCTGCGGCGCCCGGAGTTGCAGCGCAACCTCGTCCTGCGCCACCGCCTGCTGCAGGCGACACGGCGGTACCTGAGCGCGCACAGCTTCTTGGAGCTCGAGACGCCGATCCTCACCAAACCGACGCCCGAAGGGGCGCGGGACTACCTGGTGCCGAGCCGCGTCCATGCGGGGGAGTTCTACGCGCTGCCGCAGAGCCCGCAGCTCTACAAGCAGCTGTTCATGGTCGCCGGCTTCGACCGCTACTTCCAGATCGCGCGCTGCTTTCGCGACGAGGACCTCCGGGCCGACCGCCAGCCGGAGTTCACGCAGATCGACGTCGAGGCGTCGTTCGTCCAGCAGGACGACATCGTCGCACTCACCGAGGGGCTGCTCGTCGAGCTGTTCGCCGAAGCGCGGCTCGCCATCTCGGCCCCCTTCCGCCGCATGACGTACGCCGACGCGATGGAGCGCTACGGCGTCGACCGCCCCGACCTGCGTTACGGGCTCGAGCTGCGCGACGTGAGCGACGTGTTCCGCGGGACGGAGTTCAAGGGCGCGGCGGACGTCTTCGCGGCCGGCGGCCGCTTTCGCGCGTTCGTCGCGCCTGGCGGCGCGCGCTTCTCGCGCAAGGAGCAGGACGAGTTCACCGCGCTCGCCAAGGGCGCGGGCGCGCCATACGCGATCGTCCTGAAGCAGGTCGACGGCCGGCTCGAAGGCTCGGCGGCGAAGTTCCTCCGCGCGGACGCGGCGGCCCAACTCGGTCTAACGGACGGCGCGGCGGCGGTCGTCGTGCCCGGGCCGGACCACGTGACGAGCCCCGCGCTCGACCGGCTCCGCCAGGACGTGGCGCGCCGGCTCGGCCTCGTGCGCGACGACGCGCTCGAGCTGCTCTGGGTCGTGGACTTTCCGATGTTCGAGCGCGACCCCGCGACCGGGGCGCTCGCCGCGATGCACCACCCGTTCACGTCCGCGCAGCCCGAGGATCTCCCGCTGCTCGCGTCGGAGCCGTGGCGCGCGCGTGCGCGCGCGTACGACGTCGTGCTCAACGGGACCGAACTCGGCGGCGGGAGCATCCGCATCTCGGACCCCGCGCAGCAGGAGCAGGCGCTCGCGCTGCTCGGGATCGACGCCGAGACCGCCGAGGCGCGCTTCGGGTTCCTGCTCGAGGCGCTGCGCAGCGGCGCGCCCCCGCACGGCGGCATTGCGTTAGGCTTCGACCGGATCGCGATGCTGCTGTCGGGCGCGGCCTCGCTGCGGGACGTGATCGCCTTCCCGAAGACGACCGCGGCGCGCGCGCTGTTCGAGGGCGCGCCGACGGCGGTGCCGGACCAGGAGCTGCGCGACTTGCAGTTGACCGCGGCCGTTCCGGTCGGCGCGTCCGGGGGAGGCGTCGGGTGAGCGACGACGGCCTGTACCGCGCGGCGGACGCCGGCGTCACGCAACGCCTGAGCACCGAGGGGACCGACCTGCTCACCCTCGCCGGCGTGAACGACCAGAACCTCGTCGAGCTGGCGCGGATCACCGGCGCGCGCGTCGCGCTCCGCGGCGAGACGCTCACGCTCGGCGGGAGCACGGACGGGGTCGCGCGCGCGACCGCGATCGCGCAGCGCATGCTCGAGATCACCCGTCAGGGCGTCGTGCTCACGCCGGACGACGTGCTGCGCATCAGCCTCGACCCGGGGCGCGAGGGCGACGGCGCGGTCGCGGGCGGGAACGGGGCGGGGCCGAACGGCGTCAGCTCGGGCGGGGCCGACGGGCGCCTCGCGCTGCCGGGCGTCCGCCGCGTCATCCAGGCGAAAACGCCCGGGCAGGCCGAGTACATGCGGAAGATCGCCGAGCACGACGTCGTGGTCGGCATCGGGCCGGCGGGGACCGGGAAGACGTACCTCGCCGTCGCGATGGCGGTCGACGCGCTCGTGCGTAAGCGCGTGCGGCGCATCGTGCTCGCGCGCCCCGCGGTCGAGGCGGGCGAGTCGTTAGGCTTTCTCCCCGGCGACATGCAGGCGAAGGTCGACCCGTACCTGCGCCCGCTCTACGACGCGCTCGACGAAATGATGCCGCAGGAGCGCGTGCAGAAGGCGCTCGAGACGCGCACGATCGAGATCGCGCCGCTCGCCTTCATGCGCGGCCGCACGCTCGGCGACGCGTTCGTCATCCTCGACGAGGCGCAGAACGCGACCAACCTGCAGATGAAGATGTTCCTGACGCGCCTCGGCGTGAACTCGAAGATCGTCATCACCGGCGACAAGACGCAGATCGACCTCCCGAAGCGCGAGGACTCGGGACTGATGCAGGTGGAGCGCATCCTGCACGGCATCGAGGGGATCGCGTTCCACTACTTCGGCGAGGCCGACGTGGTGCGGCACCGGCTGGTCCGCGAGATCATCAAGGCGTACGCCGACGACGCGGGCGACTGACGTCGCGCGCCCGAGAGGCGAAGGACGGATTGTGGGACTCTGGGGGTTGTCGGGCGTCGGGCACGGCGACGCCGCACCGGCCGACGCGGCCGAGCGCCTGCGCGGGCACGCGCTGCGCGCCGTGCTCGGCGTCGTGCTCGCGGCGCTGATCTACGCGCTCTTTCCGACCGCGCCCGCGGCCCTGACGCCGCTCTATGACGTCGGCACGGTCGCGCCGGAGGCGGTGATCGCGCCGTTCGCGTTCGCGATCCCGACGCCGGCCGCCGCGCTCGCCGCCGAGCGGGCCGACGCGGCCGCGGCGGTCGCGCCGGTGTTCGTGCGCCGCCCCGCGGCGGTCGATACGGCGCGCGCGCGGCTCGCGGCGCTCGACACGGCGCTCGACACAGCGCTCGCCGGGCTCGGCGCCGGTCGGGGCGCGTTGCTGCCGGACGGCGTGCGGCTGACCCCGGCCGAGGTCGCGCTCGCCCGCGACCCGCGGAGGCGGCGCGCGGCGGTCGACAGCGCCCGGCTCGCGCTGGAGCAGTGGCTGCCGCGGGGCGTCGTCGAAACGAGCGCGCTCCGCGACGTGCGCGGGCCGATTGCGGTCGTCGCCGCAGGGGGGGCCGGCCCGGTCGCGACGGCGGACGTCGACACGCTCCTGACGTTCGCGAGCTTCCTCGCCCGCGCGGCGCGCCCGACCGCGACCGACCCGGCCTCGACGCTCCGCACGAAGCTGCTGAGCGCGAGCTTCGCGCCGACGCTCGCCTACGACCAACGCGAGACCGAGCGCCGCCGCGACGCGGCCGCGCGCGCGGTGCCCGCGACCCGCGGCTCGGTGCGCGCGGGCGAGCGGATCGTCGGCGCGCGCGAGGTGGTCGGGCGCGACGAGTACGAGCGACTCCGCGCGCTCCGCGCCGCGCAGGAACGGCAGGTCGACGGCGCGCCGGGCGCGCGGGTCGGCCGGGTGCTCGGGTCGGTGCTCCACAACCTCGTCCTTATCGTCGTCGTCGGCGTCGCGCTGCGGCTGTTCCGCCCGGCGCTCTATGCGTCGTTCCGCGCGGTCGCGCTGTTCGCGATCGTCTTCGCCCTCGTCGCGCTCGCCGCGGCCGCGGTCGCACACTGGGGCGACGCGCGCCCGGAGCTCGTGCCCGTCGCGTTCGCGGCGATGCTCTTCAGCACGCTCTTCGACGCGCGGGTCAGCCTCGTCGCGGCCGCGCTCCTCGCCGTGTTGTTAGGCGAGCAGGGGCCGTTCCGCGGGACCGACGCGACGTTCGTCTTCCTCGTCGCCGGCGCCGCCGCCGCGCTGAGCGTCCGCACCGCACGGCGGCGGAGTCAGGCGTACATGCCGGTGCTCGTGGTCGCGGCCAGCTACGCGGTGGCGGCGGCGACGCTCGGGATCGCGCTCGGCTGGGCGTGGACGACCGTCGCGTTCACGGCGCTCGGCGGCGCGGCCGCCGGGCTCGCGTCGGTCGTCCTCGGGATGGCGCTCCTGCCGCTCGCGGAGGACTTCACCGGCGTCGACACGTACCTGCGGCTGCTCGAGTGGTCCGACCTGAACCGGCCGCTCCTCCGCCGCCTCGCCGTCGAGGCGCCCGGCACGTTCGCCCACACGATCGCGATGGCGAACCTCGTCGAGGCCGCCGCGAACGCGATCGGCGCGAACGGACTCCTCGGCCGCGTCGGGACGTACTACCACGACATCGGGAAACTGGAGCGGCCGCAGTACTTCGTCGAAAACCAGGGGCGCGGCCGCAACCCGCACGACAAGCTCAAGCCATCGGCGAGCGCGGCGATCATCCGCGGACACGTGCGCGAGGGGCTCGCCCTCGCCGACGAGTACAAGCTGCCCAACGCGCTGCGCGCGTTCATCACGCAGCACCACGGCACCAACCGCATCGTCTACTTCTACGAGCGCGCGCGCGAGCGCGGCGACGCGAGCCCGTCGACCTCGGAGTACGCCTACGGCGGCCCGCTGCCCAACACGCCCGAGACGGCGATCTGCATGCTCGCCGACGGCGTCGAGGCCGCGGCCCGCGCGCTCCCCGAACCCTCGCCCGACCGCATCCGGGAGGTCGTCGAGCGGATCGTGCAGCAGCGACTCGAGCAGGGGCAGCTGCGCGACGCGCCGCTGACGCTCGGTCAACTCGAGACGGTGAAGGACGCGTTCGCGCGTGTCCTGCTCGGGATGTACCACGGCCGCATCGACTACCCGGCCGCGCCGCCGACGAACGGCGCGGCGGCGGACGGCGCAGCGGCCGCCGTGACGTCGACGAACGGCACGGCTGCCGCGAACGGCGCCGCGACCAACGGCGCGACCACGACGGGTGCCCCCGGCGCGGCCCGGGCCGCCACCGGCGAGCGCGCGTGAGCGTCGAGGTGCACGTGAACGCGGTCGGCGTGCGTGTTCCGCTCGCCCGGATGCGCGTGAAGGCGCTCGCCGCCGACGTGGTGCGCGCCGAACGCGTGCGTCACGCGGAGCTGTCGTACACGTTCGTGACACGCCACGCGATCGCGACGCTCAACCGACGTCACCTCGGCCACCGCGGTCCGACGGACATCATCACGTTCGAGTTCGCGGCGGTTCCGGGCGGACCGGTCGGTGGAGACGTCTACATCGCGCCGGAGGTCGCGCGCGAGCACGCCGCGCGCTTCGGGCGGCCCGCGCGCGAGGAGCTCGCCCGACTCGTCGTCCACGGCGCGCTGCACGCGATCGGCTACACGCATCCGGAGGACGGCTCGCGCGAGACGTCGGCCATGTGGCGGCGGCAGGAACGGTACCTCGTGCGTTTCTATGCCCGCCCCGAGCCCGCACCCGCATGACGTTCGTCCTGCTGGCGTGCGGCGCGCTCGCGCTGGCTGCGGCGTTCGCGTGCGCGCGGGCGCTCGCCGTGCTCCGGCACGTGCACGGCGACGCGTCGCCCGGTAGTCGCCCCGAGCGCGACGAGCGTCGGTACGGCGCGCTCGGCGTCGCTCGCCTCGCCGCGCACACCGCGAGTGGCGCGGCGATCGCGAGAGGCGGGGTCGACGCGCAACTCGATACGGGGGCGTTCGCGCTACTTGTCGCCGCGGGCGCCATCCTGAGCGCGTACATCGAGCTCGCCGGGCGCGAGGCCGGCGACGCCGCGGCGCGCGCGCGCGTCTCGGCCGACGCGGGCGCGCGGCGCGTCGCCGACGTCGCGCGCACACTCGTCGCGCCGTGGGCGGCGCTCACCGACGCGCTCGACGACGCGTTCGCGCGCGTCCTCCCCGCGGCCGACGTGGACGCGGCCGCGCGGGACGAGGCCGCCGAGCAGTTCCGCGAGATCGTCACCGCGGAGGCGGACGTCGGCGCGGACGAGCGCGCGTTTCTCGCCGGCGCGTTCACGATCACCGACACGCCCGTCTCGGACGTCATGGTCCCGCGCGTCGACGTCGTCGGCGTGCCGCGCGACGCGCCCTGGTCCGAGGTCGTCGCGCGCGTGCGGAGTTCGCGGCACTCGCGCCTCCCCGTCTACCACGAGACGATCGACGACGTCGTCGGCGTGCTGTACGCGAAGGACCTCCTGCCCGCCGTCGTCGCCGACGAGCCGCCCGAGCACTGGGACGCGCTCCTCCGCACGGCGAGCTTCATCCCGCCGACGAAGCGCGTCGACGACCAGCTCCGCGACTTTCGTACGTCGCGCAACCACTTCGCCGTCGTCGTCGACGAGTACGGCGGCACCGCCGGCATCGTCACCATCGAGGACCTGCTCGAGGAGATCGTCGGCGAGATCCGCGACGAGCGCGACGACGAAACGCCGCCGGTCGAATCCGAAGGGGCCGACAGGTTCTGGGTCTCGGCGCGGCTCACGCTCGCCGAACTCTCGGAGGTGCTCGGCCACCCGATCGAACATGACGAGGTCTCGACCGTCGGCGGGCTCGTGTACGAGCTGTTGGGGCGCGTGCCGCGCAACGGCGAGCGGCTCACGATCGGTCCCTTCCGCGTGGTGGTCGAGCGGGTCGTGCGCCGCCGCATCCAGCGCGTGTACTTCGAGCGGCGTGAGGAGCCCGTCGCGAGCGCCGACGCGGGGACCGCCGCCGACGCCGCGCGGACGATCGGAGGACCGAACGCGTGACGGGCGTCGTCGTCGCGATCTGCGTCGCCGTCACCGCGCTGTATACCGCGGGCGCGTTCTCGCTACGTGCGGTGAGCCGCATCTGGCTGCGCCACCTCGTCGAGCGACGGCCTGCGGGCGTCATATTAGCGGAACGGTACCTCTCGCGCCCGCAGACGCTGCACGCGGCCGCAGGCGGCGCAACCGCGCTGGCCGCGTTCACGGCGGGCGCGCTCGCGGGTACCGCCGGCGCCGCCCTCGCGTCGTCGCTCTGGATCGTCGGGGTAATTACGGCGCTCTGCGTGCTCGGCGTCGCGATCCCGCGCGGCCTCGCGCGGCGGTTCCCGACCCGAGTCGTGCCGATCGGACTGCCGGCGCTCCGGGCGGCGGACGTCGTGCTCGCGCCGGTGCGCGTCCTCGCCGCGCGGACCGCCGGCGCTCGCCTCGCGCCGGAGCGGGACGCGAGCGCACCGGAGCCGTCCGCGCACAGCGACCTCGAGGACCTGCTCCGGGAGGGGCAGCTCGAAGGCGTCGGCGAGGCGTCCGAACTGGCGATCATCAGCGGCGTCGTGCAGTTCGGCGAGAAATGCGTCGGGGACGTGATGACGCCGCGGGCGCAGGTGTTCGCGCTCGATGCCGACGTTCCTGCGCGCGAGCTCGCCCGCGCCGTCGCGGCGTCCGGCTACAGTCGCGTCCCGGTCTACCGGGGATCACTCGACCAGATCGTTGGCGTCGTGCTCGCGTTCGACGTGCTGCAGACTGGTGGTGAGGGCGCGCCGACCGTGCACCCCGTGTTCTCCGCCGCGCCACGACTCGCGTGTACGGAGTTGCTCACGCGCATGCTCCGCGCCGGCCTACAGCTCGCGGTCGTGCGCGACGACGCCGGGGCGACCCTTGGTGTCGTCACGCTCGAAGACTTGCTCGAGGAGCTCGTCGGCGACATCCGCGACGAGCACGACGAGCCCGGCCCCGCGGAGGCCGGCACGCCGGCTGTGGACGTCTAGCCGCGGAGGTCTAACCGTGTGACCGGGTCGCGGCGCGGCCGCCGCGGCCTGCCGGTTAGCTTCCGGCACATGTCGTCGCCCCCCGCGACCGCCGCGCCGTCCGTGCCGCGTGCGGACCCGATCGCCCCCCGCGCTGACCCGATCGGCCGCGTCCTCGCCGACATCGACGCGGGTCGCGCCGCGGCGGTCGCCCGCGCCGTCAGCATCGTCGAGAATCACCGGCCGGGGTTCGACCGGCTGCTCGGCGCGTTGCACCCGCGGCTCGGCCGCGCGGAGCGGATCGGGATCACGGGGCCGCCCGGCGCGGGCAAGAGCACGCTCACGACGGCGCTCGCGCGCGCGCTGCGGGCGCGCGGCAAGCGCGTCGGCATCGTCGCGGTCGACCCGACGTCCCCGTTCACCGGCGGCGCGCTGCTCGGCGACCGCGTGCGCATGGAGGCGGTCGCACTCGACCCGGGCGTGTTCATCCGCTCGCTCGCGACGCGCGGATCGTTAGGCGGGCTGTCGAGCGCGGCGCGCGAGGTGTGCGACGTGCTCGACGGCGCGGGGTTCGACGTCGTCCTGCTCGAAACAGTCGGCGTGGGCCAGAGCGAACTCGACGTCTCGCGCGCGGCGGACACGACGCTCGTCGTGCTCGTGCCCGAGAGCGGCGACTCGATCCAGACGCTCAAGGCCGGCGTGATGGAGATCGCCGACGTGTTCTGCGTCAACAAGGCGGACCGCCCCGGCGCCGACCGGCTGCGCAACGACATCGAGCTGATGCTCGGCCTGCGCCGCGGCGGGACGGGCGCGACGCCGGCGCACCACGGCGTGGACCTCGCGGGGCTGGCGGACGACCCCGCGCATCGCGACCACGTGCGCGACCTCCTGAACCCGGCGCGCGGCGCCCGGCGCGCGGCAGCGGGCGAGCAGGAGGGGACGTGGACGCCCCCGGTGCTCCGGAGCGTCGCGTCCAAGGGCGAGGGCGTCGACGAGGTGCTCGACGCGCTCGACCGTCACCGGCGCTATCTTGAAGCCAGCGGCCAACTTGCGGAGCGTCGGCGGGCGCGGCTCCGCGAGCGCGTCGTCGAGATCACGGAAGCAACGTTGCGCCGGCGGCTGTGGAACGATGCTGGCACAAATGCGTGGCTCGACTCGCAGCTGCCGGCCGTGCAGGCCGGCGAGACGACGCCGTTCGCGGTCGCCGACGCGCTGGTCGCCCGCAGCGGCGCATTGATCGGCGGCCCGCCGCGCGGCGGCGCCTGACCCGGAGACCTCGACCATGGCGACAGCGCAAGAACTCGAGCAGGAGATCCGCGACCGCGACGACGAGATCGCCCGGTTGCGCGCGGAGGTCGCGGCGTGGCGCGCCCGCTATGACGAGGGTGCGGTGCGCGACGTCGCGTATACGAACTCCGCCGACGAGGTCGCGCCGCTCTACACCGCGCTCGACACCGGGGAGCGCGTGGACGTCGAGGTGCCCGGCGTATACCCATTCACGCGCGGCATCCACCCGACCGGCTACCGCGGCAAGCTGTGGACGATGCGGCAGTTCGCGGGCTTCTCGACCGCCCGCGAGACCAACGAGCGGTTCAAGTTCCTGCTCTCGCAGGGGCAGACGGGGCTCTCGGTCGCCTTCGACTTCCCGACGTTGATGGGCTACGACTCCGACCACCCGCGCTCTGAGGGCGAGGTGGGGAAGTGCGGCGTGGCGATCTCCTCGCTCGCCGACATGGAGACGCTCATGGACGGGATCCCGTTAGGCCGGGTCTCCACGTCGATGACCATCAACGGCCCGGCAATCATCCTTTTCTGCTTCTACGCCGCCGCGGCCGAGAAGCAGGGGGTGCCGCTCGCGCGGATCCAGGGGACGGTCCAGAACGACATCCTCAAGGAGTACATGGCGCAGCACGCGTGGTGCTTCCCGATCGAGCCCGCGCTACGCCTGATCGTCGACATGTTCGAGTGGTGCTCGGCCAACACGCCGAAGTGGAACACGATCTCGATCTCGGGCTACCACATCCGCGAGGCCGGGAGCACGGCGGCGCAGGAGCTCGCGTTCACGCTCGCCGACGGGTTCACCTACGTCGAGCGTGGCGTCGCGCGCGGCCTGAACGTCGACGACTTCGCGCCGCGCCTGTCGTTCTTCTGGGACGTGCACAACGATCTGTTCGAGGAGGTCGCGAAGCTCCGCGCGGCGCGGCGCATCTGGGCGCGCCGCATGCGCGACGTCTACGGCGCAAAGGACCCGCGCTCGTGGATGCTGCGGTTCCACGCGCAGACCGCGGGCGTCACGCTCACCGCGCCGCAGCCGATGAACAACGTCGTGCGCGTCGCGTACCAGGGGCTCGCGGCCGTGCTCGGCGGGACGCAGTCGCTGCACACGAACTCGATGGACGAGACGCTCGCGCTGCCGACCGAGCAGGCCGTGCAGGTCGCACTCCGCACGCAGCAGATCCTCGCCTACGAGACCGGCGTGCCCAACGTCATCGACCCGCTCGGCGGGTCGCACTACGTGGAGGCGCTCACGGACGCGCTCGAGGCGGACGCCGAGCGGTTGTCCGCGGAGATCGAGGCGCAGGGCGGGGTGGTCGCGGGGCTCGAGGCCGGGTGGTTCCAGCGTCGTATCGCGGAGAGCGCGGCGCGGCAGCAGTGGGAGTTCGAGCAGCGGCGCAAGCTGATCGTCGGCGTCAACGCGTTCGTGACCGACGAGCCCGAACTCGGGATTCCGCTGCTCAGGATCGGCGAGGACGCCGAGCGCGAGCAGCGCGCGCGCATGGCCGAAATGCGCGCGACGCGCGACAACGCGCTCGTCGCGCAGCGATTGGAAGCACTGCGCGAGGCGGCGCGCGGGACGACCAACGTCGTGCCGCTGATCCTCGACTGCGCGCGGGCGTACTGCACGCTCTACGAGATCCGCGCGGCGTTGGAGGACGTGTTCGGGGCGTATCGCGAGCCGGTCTTCTTCTGAACCGGTCGCCCAAGCCCCCGGGCGCCGCCGACTGGTGGGCGACGTACTTCGACGCGCACTACCTCACCGAGTACGAACCGCTCTTCACCGAGGCGCGGGACCGGCGCGAGGTCGCGCGCCTGGTCGACCTTCTCCAACTTCCCGCCGGCGCACGCGTCCTCGACTGCCCGTGCGGCCAGGGCCGACACGCGCACCTCCTCGCCGCGGCCGGCTATGACGTCGACGGGCTGGACTACTCGGCGGAACTTCTCGCACGGGCGAAGGCGCGAGGCACCGGGCGGACGCTGCACTACACGCGCGGCGACATGCGCCGACTGCCCGTGCGCTGGACGGGCTGTTTTGACGCGGTGCTCAACCTCTTTACGTCCTTCGGCTTCTTCCTCGACCCGCACGACGACGCGCGCGTGGTGGCCGAGTTCGCGCGCGTGCTCAAGCCCGGCGGCCTGCTCGTGTGGCACGGCGGGAGCCGCGACGGCGTCATGGCGCGCTTCCTGGACCGCGACTGGTGGCGCTCCGAGACGGGGACGATGATCGGGCACGAGCGCTCGTTCGACGCGCTGTCGGGCGTGCTCACGGTGCGCACGACGTGGCAGGGTCCGGACGGCGGGGGCGAGCGCGAGCACCGCATCCGGCTGTACACGGCGACGCGCCTCGCCGAGCTGTGCGCGGCGGCCGGACTCATCGTCGAGGCGGCGTACGACGGCTGGCGCGAGCGGCCGCTCCGGCGGCGGTCGTCGGAGATGCTCCTCGTGGCCCGGCGCGAGCACGCCGGGTAACTTGCGCCGGCTATGACGCGCCCCATCCGAGTACTCGTTGCGAAGCCCGGTCTCGACGGCCACGACCGCGGCGCGAAGGTCGTCGCGGCCGCGCTGCGCGACGCGGGCATGGAGGTCATCTACACCGGGCTGCACCAGACGCCCGAGATGATCGCCACCGCCGCGGTGCAGGAGGACGTTGACGTCGTCGGGCTGTCGATCCTGAGCGGGGCGCACATGACCCTCTTCCCGCGCGTGCTCGAGTTGCTCCGCGCTGAGGGGCGCGACGACGTGCTGCTCACCGGCGGCGGGATCATGCCGAAGGAGGACGTCGAGCGGCTCAAGGTGTTAGGCGTCGGCGAGCTGTTCGGCCCGGGCACCCCGACCGGCGCGCTGGTCGACTACATCAAGCGCTGGTTCGCCGCGCGCGAGGCGGCGGAGCAGGACGTGGGGGAGCGCGCGGCGACCGAGGCCGGGGCGTGACGGCCGCGGCGAGGCCGCCGGCGGGCGCGTCGCCGCGGCCGGCCGGGCGCCTGCGCCAGCTGACGGACGAGGTGCGCGCGCTCGAGGCCGGGCTGCGCGATGGCGGCGGACCCGACAAGGTCGCCCGGCAGCACAAGCAGGGGAAGCTCACGGCCCGCGAGCGCGTCGTGCGCCTCTGCGACGCCGGCGCGCCGTTCGTCGAGGTCGGCCTGCTCGTCGCGTACGACGAGTACGGCGGCGAGGCGCCCGCGGCCGGGGTGGTGACCGGGCTCGGCGTCGTGCGCGGGCGCGAGGTCGTCGTCGTCGCGAACGACGCGACGGTGAAGGCCGGGTCGTGGTGGCCGGAGACGATCAAGAAGATCCTGCGCGCGCAGGAGATCGCGATGCGCTGCCGCGTGCCCATCGTCTACCTCGTCGACTCCGCGGGCGTCAACCTGCCGTATCAGGGCGGCGTGTTCCCCGGACAGTACGGCGCGGCGCGCATCTTCTACTACAACTCGATCATGCGCCGGTACCTGCGCGTGCCGCAGCTCGCGGCCGTGATGGGCCCGTGCATCGCGGGGGGCGCCTACCTGCCCGCGCTCTCCGACGTGATCGTGATGACGAAGGGCACGTCGTTCATGGGGCTCGGCGGGGCGAACCTCGTGAAGGGCGCGACCGGGCAGACGACCGACAACGAGACGCTAGGCGGCGCGGTCACGCACACCGAGCGCTCGGGGGTGGCGCACTACGCCGTCGACGGCGACGAGGCGTGCCTCGACAAGCTGCGGGACCTCGTCGCGCGCCTGCCCGCGCCGCGCCCGGTCGCGAGCGGGGCGGCCGCGCCTGCGCCGGCGCGCGACCCGGCCGCCCCGCCCGAGTCGCTGTACGACGTGC
This is a stretch of genomic DNA from Gemmatimonadetes bacterium T265. It encodes these proteins:
- a CDS encoding methylcrotonoyl-CoA carboxylase — encoded protein: MTAAARPPAGASPRPAGRLRQLTDEVRALEAGLRDGGGPDKVARQHKQGKLTARERVVRLCDAGAPFVEVGLLVAYDEYGGEAPAAGVVTGLGVVRGREVVVVANDATVKAGSWWPETIKKILRAQEIAMRCRVPIVYLVDSAGVNLPYQGGVFPGQYGAARIFYYNSIMRRYLRVPQLAAVMGPCIAGGAYLPALSDVIVMTKGTSFMGLGGANLVKGATGQTTDNETLGGAVTHTERSGVAHYAVDGDEACLDKLRDLVARLPAPRPVASGAAAPAPARDPAAPPESLYDVLPADHRMSYDMHDVLRAVVDAGEFDEFQQNLAREIICADARVDGIAVGVIANQRGLIKGRSGERPRFGGILYAESAEKVAYFIDRCDRQGIPLLFVQDVSGFMVGPDAEHEGIIRSGARFVEAMATARVPKIVLTVNHASGAGYYAMAGQGFDPDFIFSWPTGRMGVMEGESAVQAVHGPAIEKARAAGQPVGPDVAAAVDEMRADYEHQLDARYAAARGFVDAIVAPEDTRATLALALRAALQNPGPHLGAFVLPAGV